Proteins from a single region of Sphingomonas morindae:
- a CDS encoding AMP nucleosidase, which produces MTTQIDEIPAILDALIERYAGAVAALRRAITAYLADGTRPTAAERERGLFAYPELRLAYHMPAQRPPIARAFARLTQPGSYAASIARPAMFRAYLAEQLGLLVRDYEVTVTVGTSNQEIPYQYVLDGADAEDLSLDGAMSADLARWFPSVRLAHIGDEIADGDYDASLADRPLSLFEAQRVDFSVARLRHYSGTPAEDFRPYILFTNYIRYVDEFVDWALAELQRPDSPYEALSVAGNIRVTRDTPDALAVIQAGAWRKVQMPAYHLIGAGGAGVTLVNIGVGPSNAKTICDHLAVLRPEAWLMIGHCGGLRPSQTIGDYVLAHAYLRDDHVMDDVLPVEIPIPPIAEVQQALFRAAEIVSGESGDALKRRLRTGTVVTTDDRNWELRYALSARRFNQSRAVAIDMESATIAAQGYRFRVPYGTLLCVSDKPLHGEIKLPGQANRFYNQAISQHLRIGLETVQMLREQGMTLHSRKLRAFDEPPFR; this is translated from the coding sequence ATGACCACCCAGATCGACGAGATTCCGGCGATCCTCGACGCGCTGATCGAGCGCTACGCCGGCGCCGTGGCGGCGCTGCGGCGCGCCATCACCGCCTATCTGGCCGATGGCACCCGCCCGACCGCGGCGGAGCGCGAGCGCGGCCTCTTCGCCTATCCCGAGCTGCGGCTCGCCTATCATATGCCGGCGCAGCGGCCGCCGATCGCGCGGGCCTTCGCGCGGCTGACCCAGCCCGGCAGCTATGCGGCGAGCATCGCGCGCCCGGCCATGTTCCGCGCCTATCTGGCGGAGCAGCTCGGCCTGCTGGTGCGCGACTATGAGGTGACCGTGACGGTGGGTACCTCGAACCAGGAGATCCCGTACCAATATGTGCTGGACGGCGCCGACGCCGAGGACTTGTCGCTGGACGGCGCGATGTCGGCCGATCTCGCGCGCTGGTTTCCGAGCGTGCGCCTCGCCCATATCGGCGACGAGATCGCCGATGGCGATTACGACGCCAGCCTGGCGGACCGGCCCTTGTCGCTGTTCGAGGCGCAGCGCGTGGATTTCTCGGTGGCGCGGCTGCGCCATTATTCCGGCACCCCCGCCGAGGACTTCCGCCCCTATATCCTGTTCACCAACTATATCCGCTATGTCGACGAGTTCGTCGACTGGGCGCTGGCCGAGCTGCAGCGCCCCGACAGCCCCTATGAGGCGCTGTCGGTGGCGGGCAATATCCGCGTGACGCGCGACACGCCGGATGCGCTGGCGGTGATCCAGGCGGGCGCGTGGCGCAAGGTGCAGATGCCGGCCTATCATCTGATCGGCGCGGGCGGCGCGGGCGTGACGCTGGTCAATATCGGCGTCGGCCCGTCCAACGCCAAGACGATCTGCGACCATCTGGCGGTGCTGCGGCCCGAGGCCTGGCTGATGATCGGCCATTGCGGCGGGCTGCGGCCGAGCCAGACGATCGGCGACTATGTGCTGGCCCATGCCTATCTGCGCGACGATCATGTGATGGACGATGTGCTGCCGGTGGAGATCCCGATCCCGCCGATCGCCGAGGTGCAGCAGGCGCTGTTCCGCGCCGCCGAGATCGTTTCGGGCGAGAGCGGCGACGCGCTGAAGCGGCGGCTGCGCACGGGCACGGTGGTGACCACCGACGATCGCAACTGGGAGCTGCGCTACGCGCTTTCGGCGCGGCGCTTCAACCAGAGCCGGGCGGTGGCGATCGACATGGAATCGGCGACCATCGCCGCGCAGGGCTATCGCTTCCGCGTGCCCTACGGCACGCTGCTGTGCGTATCGGACAAGCCGCTGCACGGCGAGATCAAGCTGCCGGGCCAGGCCAATCGATTCTACAACCAGGCGATCAGCCAGCATCTGCGGATCGGGCTGGAGACGGTGCAGATGCTGCGCGAGCAGGGCATGACGCTGCACAGCCGCAAGCTGCGCGCGTTCGACGAGCCGCCCTTCCGCTGA
- a CDS encoding helix-turn-helix domain-containing protein, which yields MITRIRDVRRAKGLTLADVAARCTPPTTAQTIGRLETGTRTVSVAWLNRIAAALGVAAADLVQLPESADLPVAAVLGAAGAAAPRRSQVAVPPRPHPGAVALLVETSLGDYRAGDTLWLDRLAPAEFDAARNRDVLVPLPAGRFLFGRLLALAPDGLDLLPLGAAPGGPQRLAPPPWLGRVTCLIRLPG from the coding sequence ATGATCACCCGGATTCGTGATGTGCGACGCGCTAAAGGCCTCACATTGGCGGATGTTGCCGCGCGCTGCACGCCGCCGACCACGGCCCAGACGATCGGACGGCTCGAAACCGGCACGCGCACCGTATCGGTGGCTTGGCTGAACCGAATCGCGGCCGCGCTCGGAGTCGCGGCGGCCGATCTCGTGCAATTGCCCGAAAGCGCCGATCTCCCCGTCGCCGCCGTGCTCGGCGCCGCCGGCGCCGCCGCGCCGCGTCGCAGCCAGGTGGCGGTGCCGCCGCGCCCGCATCCCGGCGCGGTCGCGCTGCTGGTCGAGACCAGCCTCGGCGATTATCGCGCCGGCGATACGCTCTGGCTCGACCGGCTGGCGCCCGCCGAGTTCGACGCGGCGCGCAACCGCGATGTGCTGGTGCCGCTGCCCGCCGGCCGCTTCCTGTTCGGCCGGCTGCTCGCGCTCGCGCCCGACGGCCTCGATCTGCTCCCGCTCGGCGCCGCCCCCGGCGGCCCCCAACGCCTCGCCCCGCCCCCCTGGCTCGGCCGCGTCACCTGCCTGATCCGCCTGCCGGGCTGA
- a CDS encoding BrnA antitoxin family protein: MATDPPSPGFDENPEWTEETFARARPAGAVLAPEIVAQLVKNKGGRPAGSNKEQIAIRLDKEVVARFRDGGPGWQSRMNEALRKAVGL, translated from the coding sequence ATGGCTACTGACCCGCCCTCGCCCGGCTTTGACGAAAATCCCGAATGGACCGAGGAGACCTTCGCGCGGGCGCGGCCCGCCGGCGCGGTGCTTGCGCCGGAGATCGTCGCCCAGCTGGTGAAGAACAAGGGCGGCCGCCCGGCCGGTTCCAACAAGGAGCAGATCGCCATCCGCCTCGACAAGGAGGTCGTCGCCCGCTTTCGCGACGGCGGTCCCGGCTGGCAATCGCGGATGAACGAGGCTCTGCGCAAGGCGGTCGGCCTCTGA
- a CDS encoding DUF6127 family protein encodes MRMDTDMVLARLVALGAEEGTALVTLRAMAEEASEAGASRALERLGLADAHARADLGELRQLLSAWRDAKRSARDAVIAWLIRVALALLLLGLAARFDLLALVRR; translated from the coding sequence ATGAGGATGGACACGGACATGGTGCTCGCGCGGCTGGTGGCGCTGGGCGCCGAGGAGGGCACGGCGCTGGTGACGCTGCGCGCCATGGCCGAGGAGGCGAGCGAGGCCGGCGCGTCGCGCGCGCTGGAGCGGCTCGGCCTCGCCGATGCCCATGCGCGGGCGGATCTGGGCGAGCTGCGCCAGCTGCTTTCGGCCTGGCGCGACGCCAAGCGCAGCGCGCGCGACGCGGTGATCGCCTGGCTGATCCGGGTGGCGCTGGCGCTGCTGCTGCTCGGCCTGGCGGCGCGCTTCGATCTGCTCGCGCTGGTGCGGCGATGA
- a CDS encoding BrnT family toxin: MEIDFDPAKNIANIATHGLSFADFDGFDDEPVVVVDDRHDYGEVRYRAFGRVNGKGRCLVFVVRDGRVRAISLRRARAKEMRRYGY; encoded by the coding sequence ATGGAGATCGACTTCGATCCCGCCAAGAACATTGCGAACATTGCCACGCACGGTCTCTCGTTCGCTGACTTTGACGGCTTCGACGACGAGCCTGTGGTGGTCGTCGACGATCGCCACGACTATGGCGAGGTTCGCTACCGGGCCTTCGGCCGGGTGAACGGCAAGGGCCGTTGCCTCGTCTTTGTGGTGCGGGACGGCCGGGTACGGGCGATCAGCCTCCGCCGCGCCCGCGCGAAGGAGATGCGTCGCTATGGCTACTGA
- a CDS encoding phage portal protein, whose product MRWFGKAARPEARPALARGFAAAGGGDWPQGYEAQLRAAYLGNPVAQRAVRLVAEGAASVPVAVTPEGHRAGALIAGGDQGGPLIETMAAQLLLHGNAFVQILADADGAPAELFALRPERVTIEPDARGWPQAYLYRAGGQTLRLAARGGDGRPGLIHVRGLNPLDDHYGLGCLAAAAGPVAIHNAATRWNKALLDNAARPSGALVYEPGEPGATLSAEQFERLRREMDASFAGAGNAGRPLLLEGGLRWQPLSLSPADMDFIGLKAAAARDIALAFGVPPMLLGLPGDSTHANYSEANRALWRLTILPLVGKMLDALAAGLRGWWPELALRPALDAVPALAADRERIWAQVAQADFLSGTEKRAMLGLARAEEA is encoded by the coding sequence ATGCGATGGTTTGGCAAGGCGGCGCGCCCCGAGGCGCGGCCGGCGCTGGCGCGCGGCTTCGCGGCGGCGGGCGGCGGCGACTGGCCGCAGGGCTATGAGGCGCAGCTGCGCGCCGCCTATCTCGGCAATCCGGTGGCGCAGCGCGCGGTGCGGCTGGTGGCGGAGGGCGCCGCGAGCGTGCCGGTGGCGGTGACGCCGGAGGGGCATCGCGCGGGGGCGCTGATCGCGGGCGGCGATCAGGGCGGCCCGCTGATCGAGACGATGGCGGCGCAGCTGCTGCTGCACGGCAATGCCTTTGTCCAGATCCTCGCCGACGCCGATGGCGCGCCGGCCGAACTCTTCGCGCTGCGCCCCGAGCGGGTGACGATCGAGCCCGACGCGCGGGGCTGGCCCCAGGCCTATCTGTACCGCGCCGGCGGCCAGACGCTGCGGCTGGCGGCGCGCGGCGGCGATGGCCGGCCGGGGCTGATCCATGTCCGCGGGCTCAACCCGCTCGACGATCATTACGGGCTGGGCTGTCTCGCCGCGGCGGCGGGGCCGGTGGCGATCCACAATGCCGCGACGCGCTGGAACAAGGCGCTGCTCGACAATGCCGCGCGGCCGAGCGGGGCGCTGGTGTACGAGCCGGGCGAGCCGGGCGCGACGCTGTCCGCCGAGCAGTTCGAGCGGCTGCGGCGCGAGATGGACGCGAGCTTCGCGGGCGCGGGCAATGCCGGGCGGCCGCTGCTGCTCGAGGGCGGGCTGCGCTGGCAGCCGCTCAGCCTGTCGCCCGCCGACATGGATTTCATCGGGCTCAAGGCGGCGGCGGCGCGCGACATCGCGCTGGCCTTCGGCGTGCCGCCGATGCTGCTCGGCCTGCCGGGCGACAGCACCCATGCCAATTACAGCGAGGCCAATCGCGCCTTGTGGCGGCTCACCATCCTGCCGCTGGTCGGCAAGATGCTGGACGCGCTGGCGGCCGGGCTGCGCGGCTGGTGGCCCGAGCTGGCGCTGCGGCCGGCGCTGGACGCGGTGCCCGCGCTCGCCGCCGATCGCGAGCGGATCTGGGCGCAGGTGGCGCAGGCCGATTTCCTGAGCGGAACCGAGAAGCGGGCGATGCTGGGGCTCGCCCGGGCGGAGGAGGCATGA
- a CDS encoding DNA-packaging protein yields the protein MAERLSAARLAAMSPARRRTLLAGLDDAMAAAWLTRWDFWARPEQRAPAGDWRIWLLLAGRGFGKTRAGAEWVRAIGEQDGAARIALVGATLGEARAVMVEGQSGLLAIAPPDRRPRWEPSLDRLRWPSGAIATLYGAAEPDRLRGPEHSHGWADEIAKWKSGEAAWGNLLLGLRLGRRPQLVATTTPRPLAWLKTLAARGDVRVTRGRSVDNRLHLPADFLAAMTETYGGTRLGRQELDGEMIEDAPGALWRRETLDQCREAAAPACTRVVIGVDPPAGIGGDACGIIVAGRDAEGLCHILADCSLAGAAPEAWAAAVARAAARYGADQVVAEANNGGAMVASVLRAAEALLPVRLVHAARGKAARAEPVALLYERGRVRHVGPLPRLEDELAGLVAGGGYLGPGRSPDRADALVWAVTALLGAAPAPGLRRL from the coding sequence ATGGCTGAGCGGCTGAGCGCCGCGCGGCTGGCGGCGATGTCCCCGGCGCGGCGGCGGACGCTCCTGGCCGGGCTGGACGACGCCATGGCCGCCGCCTGGCTGACGCGCTGGGATTTCTGGGCGCGGCCCGAGCAGCGCGCGCCGGCGGGCGACTGGCGGATCTGGCTGCTGCTGGCGGGGCGCGGCTTCGGCAAGACGCGCGCCGGCGCCGAATGGGTGCGCGCGATCGGCGAGCAGGACGGCGCCGCGCGGATCGCGCTGGTGGGCGCGACGCTGGGCGAGGCGCGGGCGGTGATGGTGGAGGGGCAGAGCGGGCTGCTGGCGATCGCCCCGCCCGACCGCCGGCCGCGCTGGGAGCCTTCGCTCGACCGGCTGCGCTGGCCCTCGGGCGCGATCGCGACGCTCTACGGCGCGGCCGAGCCCGACCGGCTGCGCGGTCCCGAGCACAGCCATGGCTGGGCCGACGAGATCGCCAAGTGGAAAAGCGGCGAGGCGGCGTGGGGCAATTTGCTGCTGGGGCTCAGGCTGGGGCGGCGGCCGCAGCTGGTGGCGACCACCACGCCGCGCCCGCTCGCCTGGCTGAAGACGCTGGCGGCGCGCGGCGACGTGCGCGTGACGCGCGGCCGCAGCGTGGACAACCGGCTTCATCTGCCGGCGGATTTCCTCGCCGCCATGACCGAGACCTATGGCGGCACGCGGCTCGGCCGGCAGGAGCTGGACGGCGAGATGATCGAGGACGCGCCCGGCGCGCTGTGGCGGCGCGAGACGCTGGACCAGTGCCGCGAGGCGGCCGCGCCGGCCTGTACGCGGGTGGTGATCGGGGTCGATCCGCCGGCGGGCATCGGCGGCGATGCGTGCGGCATCATCGTCGCCGGGCGCGACGCCGAGGGGCTGTGCCACATACTGGCCGATTGCAGCCTGGCCGGCGCTGCGCCCGAGGCCTGGGCGGCGGCGGTGGCGCGCGCGGCGGCGCGCTACGGCGCCGACCAGGTGGTGGCCGAGGCGAACAATGGCGGCGCGATGGTGGCGAGCGTGCTGCGCGCCGCCGAGGCGCTGCTGCCGGTGCGGCTGGTCCATGCCGCGCGCGGCAAGGCGGCGCGCGCCGAGCCGGTGGCGCTGCTCTACGAACGCGGTCGCGTGCGCCATGTCGGCCCGTTGCCGCGGCTGGAGGACGAGCTGGCCGGGCTGGTGGCGGGCGGCGGCTATCTCGGGCCGGGCCGCTCGCCGGATCGCGCCGACGCGCTCGTCTGGGCGGTGACGGCGCTGCTCGGCGCGGCGCCGGCGCCGGGGTTGCGGCGACTTTAG
- a CDS encoding aspartyl protease family protein: MQDVPFSRRAFLAGTAAAAALPGGRALAGAEPGAAVTSPILVEDGRLWLAASIRGGPPLLFVIDTGAGFAYIRPDIAKALKLQAAGGQLLGGLGKNKVIGTLYIARDVVFGGSIGESVVAFASYDFGRGLPPEAAGLLASGLFTTRDSDLDFDADQWRLWPRGGHPPRDGYEALASSIGARGDATRFTPRLTVTATLDGVAYKCLLDTGSPTGLLFLPGGTRRSGLFSDGRPFSPRRTNGFGGAAAKMSRQVRAGRFALGPLTVDRPLVTLMDPDQTSSITDHDALIGLPFIRLLNLSTDVLHNRLWAARSRQPVPTESYGRAGLWLEPGAEGRAIVTIVGTGSPAALAGVEAGDRIEDPPSFAAALRRVRTGNPPSISLDLTRGGVRRTVTLRMADWL, translated from the coding sequence ATGCAGGACGTTCCTTTCAGCCGACGCGCCTTTCTGGCGGGCACGGCCGCCGCCGCCGCCCTGCCGGGCGGCCGCGCCCTCGCCGGGGCGGAGCCGGGGGCGGCCGTCACCAGCCCGATTCTCGTCGAGGATGGGCGGCTCTGGCTGGCGGCCTCGATCCGGGGCGGGCCGCCGCTCCTCTTCGTGATCGATACCGGCGCGGGCTTCGCCTATATCCGGCCGGACATCGCCAAGGCGCTCAAATTGCAGGCGGCCGGTGGCCAGCTGCTGGGCGGCCTGGGCAAGAACAAGGTGATCGGCACGCTCTACATCGCCCGCGATGTCGTCTTCGGCGGGTCGATCGGCGAATCGGTGGTCGCCTTCGCCAGCTATGATTTCGGGCGCGGGCTGCCGCCTGAGGCGGCCGGGCTGCTCGCCTCGGGCCTGTTCACCACGCGCGACAGCGATCTCGATTTCGACGCCGATCAATGGCGGCTCTGGCCCCGCGGCGGCCATCCCCCGCGCGACGGCTATGAGGCGCTCGCCTCGAGCATCGGCGCACGCGGCGACGCCACGCGCTTCACGCCCCGGCTGACGGTGACGGCGACGCTGGACGGCGTTGCGTATAAATGCCTGCTGGACACGGGATCGCCCACCGGCCTGCTGTTCCTGCCCGGCGGCACGCGCCGCTCCGGCCTGTTTTCCGACGGGCGGCCCTTCTCGCCGAGGCGCACCAACGGCTTTGGCGGCGCGGCGGCGAAGATGAGCCGGCAGGTGCGCGCCGGCCGCTTCGCGCTCGGGCCGCTCACCGTAGACCGTCCGCTGGTGACGCTGATGGATCCGGACCAGACATCGTCGATCACCGATCATGACGCGCTGATCGGCCTGCCCTTCATCCGCCTGCTCAATCTTTCCACCGATGTGCTGCACAACCGCCTCTGGGCGGCGCGCAGCCGCCAGCCGGTTCCGACCGAAAGCTATGGCCGCGCCGGCCTGTGGCTGGAGCCGGGGGCGGAGGGCCGCGCGATCGTGACGATCGTGGGCACGGGCAGCCCCGCCGCGCTGGCGGGGGTGGAGGCCGGCGACCGGATCGAGGATCCGCCGAGCTTCGCCGCCGCGCTGCGGCGGGTGCGCACCGGCAACCCGCCCAGCATCAGCCTGGACCTGACGCGCGGCGGCGTGCGCCGCACCGTCACGCTGCGCATGGCGGACTGGCTCTAG
- a CDS encoding L,D-transpeptidase family protein translates to MPAERPAPAAGPRPAAAAALPAPAPAPAAPPAPAPAAAVDPAAPFVVRRILPIAGPLHIGDWVWHPAGAPPGPLVITVDLDAMVLSAFRGGYEIGTAAILYGADSTPTPLGIFPITQKDRDHHSSVYNNAPMPYAMRLTGDGVFIHGAPMRIGGATHGCIGLPTAFAAKLFAASRVGDRVIITAGRRIGLGAAILPG, encoded by the coding sequence GTGCCCGCCGAGCGCCCGGCGCCCGCCGCCGGGCCGCGGCCGGCCGCCGCCGCCGCCCTCCCCGCGCCGGCGCCGGCGCCGGCTGCGCCGCCCGCCCCGGCACCCGCCGCCGCGGTCGATCCCGCCGCGCCCTTCGTCGTCCGCCGCATCCTGCCCATCGCCGGCCCGCTCCATATCGGCGATTGGGTCTGGCACCCGGCGGGCGCGCCCCCCGGCCCGCTCGTCATCACCGTCGATCTCGATGCCATGGTCCTCTCCGCCTTTCGCGGCGGCTATGAGATCGGCACCGCCGCCATCCTCTACGGCGCCGATTCGACGCCCACCCCGCTCGGCATCTTCCCGATCACCCAGAAGGATCGCGATCACCATTCCTCGGTCTACAACAATGCGCCCATGCCCTATGCGATGCGGCTGACGGGGGACGGCGTCTTCATCCACGGCGCGCCGATGCGGATCGGGGGCGCCACCCATGGCTGTATCGGCCTGCCCACCGCCTTCGCCGCCAAGCTGTTCGCCGCCAGCCGGGTCGGCGATCGCGTGATCATCACCGCCGGCCGGCGGATCGGGCTCGGCGCCGCCATCCTGCCGGGCTGA
- a CDS encoding ThuA domain-containing protein: MRVMVRGLLALAGLLLGTAAWADSQYKLLVFSIPNKYHYEYIPVARDSLEHLAKLHAFEMQWTNDPKTFEGDLKQYAAVMFLNTPGEELNPAQRAAFEAYMRGGGNAIIVHRAAITPPGVWPWYERLVGRRFVIHPMLQTAVVTKADPGFPATFGLPDRWIWSDEYYVTSNPYQVAITPVLRVDERSYDPTKIWPGQHAEPMGPDHPVAWFHSYEKGRVFVTLLGHNVEMYRDPHYLDQLMGGIYWAATGRGEAR, translated from the coding sequence ATGCGGGTGATGGTGCGCGGCCTGTTGGCGCTGGCCGGGCTGCTGCTCGGCACCGCCGCCTGGGCGGACAGCCAATATAAGCTGCTCGTCTTCTCCATCCCCAACAAATATCATTACGAATATATTCCCGTCGCGCGCGACAGCCTGGAGCATCTCGCCAAGCTCCATGCCTTTGAGATGCAGTGGACGAACGATCCCAAGACGTTCGAGGGCGATCTCAAGCAATATGCGGCGGTGATGTTCCTCAACACGCCGGGCGAGGAGCTGAACCCCGCCCAGCGCGCCGCCTTCGAGGCCTATATGCGCGGTGGCGGCAACGCGATCATCGTCCATCGCGCCGCGATCACGCCGCCGGGCGTCTGGCCCTGGTATGAGCGGCTCGTCGGCCGGCGCTTCGTCATCCATCCGATGCTGCAGACGGCGGTGGTGACCAAGGCCGATCCCGGCTTCCCCGCCACCTTCGGCCTGCCCGACCGCTGGATCTGGAGCGACGAATATTATGTCACCAGCAATCCCTATCAGGTGGCGATCACGCCGGTGCTGCGGGTGGACGAGCGCAGCTATGATCCGACCAAGATCTGGCCGGGCCAGCATGCCGAGCCGATGGGGCCGGATCATCCCGTCGCCTGGTTCCATTCCTACGAGAAGGGCCGCGTCTTCGTGACGCTGCTCGGCCATAATGTCGAGATGTACCGCGACCCCCATTATCTCGACCAGTTGATGGGCGGCATCTACTGGGCGGCGACGGGGCGCGGCGAGGCCCGCTGA
- a CDS encoding oxygenase MpaB family protein codes for MVSAAAPAAGPAGALKHALARAVTDIFHDPARGDLRVARRADGLFGPRSVAWRVHGDVTGMTTGGIAGLLMQMLHPAALAGVWDHSSFRADLLGRLRRTVRFIETTTYGSRVEAEAAIARVRAIHARIAGRLADGTPYSASDPTLLAWVHVCESWCFLAGWRHYAEPRMPVAAQDRYFAELARVGAALGADPVPRSRAEAAALIAALRPALRVDARTRETAALILRAPAPTPGLDPLRRLTLRAACALLPPWARRMHGFAEPRLPAPLLTAGTRAMGAAVRWALA; via the coding sequence ATGGTTTCCGCCGCCGCCCCCGCCGCCGGTCCGGCCGGCGCGCTGAAGCACGCGCTCGCCCGCGCCGTCACCGATATCTTCCACGATCCCGCGCGCGGCGATCTCCGCGTGGCGCGCCGCGCCGACGGGCTGTTCGGCCCGCGCTCGGTGGCGTGGCGCGTGCATGGCGATGTCACCGGCATGACGACGGGCGGCATCGCCGGCCTGCTGATGCAGATGCTCCACCCCGCCGCCCTGGCCGGGGTGTGGGATCATTCCAGCTTCCGCGCCGATCTGCTCGGCCGGCTGCGCCGCACCGTGCGCTTCATCGAGACGACCACCTATGGCAGCCGCGTCGAGGCCGAGGCGGCGATCGCGCGGGTGCGCGCCATCCACGCGCGCATCGCCGGCCGGCTGGCGGATGGCACCCCCTATAGCGCCAGCGATCCGACGCTGCTCGCCTGGGTCCATGTCTGCGAAAGCTGGTGCTTCCTGGCCGGCTGGCGCCACTATGCCGAGCCGCGCATGCCCGTCGCCGCGCAGGACCGCTATTTTGCCGAGCTGGCGCGCGTGGGGGCCGCGCTTGGCGCCGATCCGGTGCCCCGCAGCCGCGCCGAGGCGGCGGCGCTGATCGCCGCGCTGCGCCCCGCGCTCCGTGTGGACGCCCGCACGCGCGAGACCGCCGCGCTCATCCTGCGCGCGCCCGCGCCGACGCCGGGGCTGGATCCGCTCCGCCGGCTGACGCTGCGCGCCGCCTGCGCGCTGCTGCCGCCCTGGGCGCGGCGGATGCATGGCTTCGCCGAGCCGCGCCTGCCGGCGCCGCTGCTCACCGCCGGCACCCGCGCCATGGGGGCGGCGGTGCGCTGGGCGCTCGCCTGA
- a CDS encoding AraC family transcriptional regulator, translating into MHADPLSDMLQLVKPRAYGFRGLDAGGAWSLRLPAQAVLRCYAVQAGGCGLWLGDAAAPIALAAGDFLLVPHGEALVLGSARDAPAIDLDGFFAMAAGATATIQGGGGCRGLGGYFALSGPGVGPLLAALPRTVRLAAEPGGSGLFWLVERLMAELRAPRPGGRLIADHLAQSLLVEALRLHLPAAAAAGRGGWLAALADPPLARALGAIHAEPGRRWTVAALAAIAGLSRSAFAQRFARACGEAPIAYVARWRMLLAAERLAAGAPIARLARELGYGSESAFGVAFRRICGGSPGRLRRDGAAGG; encoded by the coding sequence ATGCACGCCGATCCCCTGTCCGACATGCTGCAGCTGGTGAAGCCGCGCGCCTATGGCTTTCGCGGGCTCGACGCCGGCGGTGCCTGGTCGCTGCGCCTTCCGGCGCAAGCGGTGCTGCGCTGCTACGCCGTTCAGGCCGGCGGCTGCGGCCTGTGGCTGGGCGATGCCGCCGCGCCGATCGCGCTCGCGGCCGGCGACTTTCTGCTCGTGCCGCATGGCGAGGCGCTGGTGCTGGGCAGCGCGCGCGACGCCCCGGCGATCGATCTCGACGGGTTTTTCGCCATGGCCGCGGGCGCCACGGCGACGATCCAGGGCGGCGGCGGCTGTCGCGGGCTGGGCGGCTATTTCGCGCTGTCCGGGCCGGGCGTCGGGCCGCTGCTGGCGGCGCTGCCCCGCACGGTGCGGCTTGCCGCCGAACCCGGCGGATCGGGGCTTTTCTGGCTTGTCGAACGGCTGATGGCCGAGTTGCGCGCGCCCCGCCCGGGCGGGCGGCTGATCGCCGACCATCTGGCGCAGAGCCTGCTCGTCGAGGCCTTGCGGCTGCATCTGCCCGCCGCGGCGGCGGCAGGGCGTGGCGGCTGGCTGGCGGCGCTGGCCGATCCGCCGCTCGCCCGCGCACTGGGCGCGATCCACGCCGAGCCGGGGCGGCGCTGGACGGTGGCGGCGCTCGCCGCGATCGCCGGCCTGTCGCGCTCCGCCTTCGCCCAGCGCTTCGCCCGCGCCTGTGGCGAGGCGCCGATCGCCTATGTCGCGCGGTGGCGCATGCTGCTGGCGGCGGAGCGGCTGGCCGCCGGCGCGCCGATCGCGCGGCTGGCGCGCGAGCTGGGCTATGGATCGGAAAGCGCCTTCGGCGTGGCGTTCCGCCGGATCTGCGGCGGCTCGCCGGGGCGGCTGCGGCGGGACGGCGCGGCGGGGGGATAA
- a CDS encoding DUF6456 domain-containing protein: MIILAPKLTVSVRLLSYSPASVARGAMVSMEGGMTGGQGVRLLVERARPEDGEARGGARGRRARSVTVNLAEEPLGWLRARGLVDDRQWAAGTQLRADFLRAGLVPRVTMRWDAGARGTGDAPDPTLAQIQAKRRTEAALDAIGPGLRDIAWRLLCMGEGMETAERALGWPARAGRVVLLLALDRLADFYRLA, from the coding sequence GTGATCATCCTGGCCCCCAAGCTCACCGTATCGGTTCGTTTACTTTCCTACAGCCCGGCGTCTGTGGCAAGGGGCGCCATGGTCTCGATGGAGGGCGGCATGACGGGCGGGCAGGGGGTGCGGCTGCTGGTGGAGCGGGCGCGGCCCGAGGATGGCGAGGCGCGCGGCGGCGCGCGCGGACGGCGGGCGCGCAGCGTGACGGTGAACCTGGCGGAGGAGCCGCTCGGCTGGCTGCGCGCGCGCGGGCTGGTCGACGATCGGCAATGGGCGGCGGGCACGCAGCTGCGCGCCGATTTCCTGCGCGCCGGGCTGGTGCCGCGCGTGACGATGCGCTGGGACGCGGGCGCGCGCGGCACGGGCGACGCCCCCGACCCGACGCTGGCGCAGATCCAGGCCAAGCGCCGCACCGAGGCGGCGCTGGACGCGATCGGCCCGGGGCTGCGCGACATCGCCTGGCGGCTGCTGTGCATGGGCGAGGGGATGGAGACCGCCGAGCGGGCGCTGGGTTGGCCGGCGCGCGCGGGGCGGGTGGTGCTGCTGCTCGCGCTCGACCGGCTGGCGGATTTCTACCGGCTGGCCTGA